Genomic window (Streptomyces cadmiisoli):
CCGCCGTCTGATCCTGGTCGACAAGCAGGGCATCACCGGCAAGAAGGTGGAGTACCACTCCATCCCGTACCGCAGCATCACCCACTTCGCCGTCGAGACCGCCGGCACCTTCGACCTCGACGCCGAGCTGAAGATCTGGCTCTCCGGTTCGGCGACCCCGGTGCAGAAGACCTTCACCAAGGGCGTCGACATCTACGAAGTCCAGGCGATCCTCACGCAGTTCGTGGCGAGGTGACCCGCGGGAGCGCGGCGGCCGGCGCTCGGCCGCCGCGTTCCTCCCTCACCTGCGATGACGGTGTTCCGCGCTGATAGCATCCGCGCCATTGTGCGGGGGCGGGGACCCTCGCGGGGAGGGACATCAGACGTGGGCAGACACGCCCTGAGACGGCGCGGCATGGCCGCCGCCGTCTCCTCGTTCGCGGTCGCCGTCGCGGCCGTATCCGTCGCCGTCCTGCCGGAGGGCGACGCCTCGGCCGGTCAGGCCCCGGCGGCCGACATCACCGAGATCACCCTGCCCGACCCGGCCGGTACCCGTCCGCGCGCCGACCGGCCGCTGGTCGCCGGTCCGAGCGGCTACCTGCACCGGCAGAGCGGGATCGCGGGGCTGCTGTGGACGGACTCGTCCGACGGCGGCACGGTCACCGTACGGACCGACGACGGCGTCTACACGCCCGCCGGTGTCTGCGAGAACCTGGGCTCCACCACCTGTCCGACGGCCTGGTACGGCGCCGACGCGGACCTGGTCGCCCTGCCGGGCGCCGGCTCCGTCGCCCTGTGGGACCCGGCGACGCGCACGGCGTCGGAGTTCACCTCCGACCAGCCCTACCGGGGGCTCGCCGGACGGACCATGATCACAGAGCAGGCGCTGCACGACAAGGCGGACGGCGCCTGGCGGTCCCGTCCGATCACCCCGGCCGGCACCCGGATCACCTCGGGCATGATCACCTCCGCCGACGCGCACGGTGCGATGTTCCGGGTGGGGACCGACCTGTACTACCTGGACCTGGAGACGGCGGTCGCCACCGAGGTGTTCACCGGTGTCGGCTCCCGCCCGGTCACCGTCCAGAGTGACGACCGGATCGGCTGGTACGACTCCGCCTCCGGCAACCTGCACCTCAAGTCGCGCACCGACCCCGGCGGCGCCGGGGAACTGCTCGACCTGCCGTCACCCGGGGCCCAGCTGGACGGCGCCCCGGTGCTGACCGACGACCGGCTGCTGCTGCCGCTGCACACCGGCACCGGCACGAGCGCCCTGACCGCCGTGTCCCTCGCGGACGGCGGCTCGACGACCCTGCTCGCGCAGGCGGGCGCGTACCTGGTCCGGGCCTCCGGTGACACCGCCCTGGTCACGGGCGGCACCGGCGCCACGGACTGGTGGGTGCAGCGCGTGGCCCAAGGCGGCGACGGCTCGCTCGCCCTGGAGCGCCAAGCCCAGGTCCCGGCCCTGGAGAACGCCAAGACCGGTCTCGCCCTCAGCCGCGGCAGCCTGCGCGTGGCCGAGGACGACCCGGACGGCACGATGGACACCACCACGGTGCGCACGCTCGCCGCGGCCGACGGCCGGCTGACCGCCTCCGAGCCGAAGACCGGCGACAAGATCGACCCGGTGTGCGCTTACGCGGGCGCCGACTGCTCGACCCTGTGGGGCAACCTGGGCACCGGCCCGCGTGATGTCTTCCTCACCACGTTCTACGACGGTGACGAGGGCGGCACCGGTTCGGCCCGCGCCGACCGGCTGGTCGGGATGAACGACGGCTCCTCCGACAGCACCCTGGAGTTCCGCACCGAGGGCGGCACGATCGTCGACGTCTCGGACGGCTACGCGGTCTACAACTCCGGTGACACCGCCCCGGCGCAGTACGTCGGTGAGTTCGGGCGGGGACAGAAACTGAAGCGGTCCGTGCGCGCCGCCGCCCTGAACGGCTCCACGCTGTGGAGCGCCTCCACGACCGGCAAGCTCACCTCCTACAGCCTGGCCGAGAACCGCACCCTGGCCACGGTCACCGTGCCGGGCCTCGGCTGCGTGCCGAGCGAGCTCCAGGCGGCGGGCCGCTGGGTGTACTGGGCGTGCGGCGACGGTTCGGCCGGTGTGTACGACACCGTGGCGGCCACGTCCCGCGCGGTGACCGGCGGCGACGTACTGCTCGGCGACGGCTTCACCGTCCGGCACGACCACGGCGCCGGCACCCTGGAGCTGACCGACGCGAAGACCGGCACCACCCGGGTCCTGACCACCGACGTCGCCGGCAGCGGCCTCGCGGTGGACCGCCGCTTCAAGTGGACCGTGGACGAGTACAGCGGCATGGTCGCCTGGACCGACCGGTACGAGCGGATCCACGTCGCCCGGACCGGCGTCACGCCGTCGCCCGTGACGGCCTTCGCGTCCGAGGCAACGGGCTCCGTGTCCACAGGCATGCCTTTCCAGGGCTCATGGCTGCTGTCCCGCCCGGTCACGTCCTGGTCGGTGACGTTCACCTCCGTGCAGAGCGGCGCCACCGGCAAGGCGACCCGCACGATCACCGGAGCCGGCGCGTCGGCCCGGGTGACGGCGGACTGGTCCGGCACCACGGCCGCCGGTGGCCACTTCCCCAACGGTCACTTCACCTGGACCCTCAAGGCCACCGGCACCGACACCGCCACGGCCGTCACCGTGGCGACCGGCAAGGGCTTCCTGACCCGGGGCGCGGCCGTGCGCCACGACTTCGGCGGCCCCGACGGCCCCGACGGCCGGGGCGACCTGCTCACCCTGAACTCCTCCGGCGGTCTGACCTACCAGTTCGGCACCGGCACCGGGAAGTTCGGCGACAAGGCCACCGGCACCGGCTGGGCCACCAGCATCAAGGCGGTCCCGTTCGGCGACCTGAGCGGCGACCGCTGCAACGACGTCCTGGTCCGGCTCAGCAGCGGCGCCCTGCGCCTGTACAAGCCGGGCTGCGGCAAGGCGGTCACGCCCAAGACGTCGTACACCACCCTGGCGAGCAGCGGCTGGACGTCGTCCGACGTGCTCACCTCGCCCGGCGACGTGAGTGGTGACGGACGCCCGGACCTGATCACCCGCACCACCTCCACCGGCGCCGTGTACCTGCACAAGGGCACCAGCACCGGCAAGCTGTCGTCGCGCGTGAAGCTGTACGCCGACTGGAGGGGCTACAAGAAGGTCATCGGCGCCGGTGACCTGAACGGCGACGGCATCGGTGACCTGCTCGCCCAGGACAAGGCCAACACCCTCTACCGGTACAACGGCAAGGGCGACGGCACCTTCGCGGCCCGGGTGAAGGTCTTCGGCGACTGGGGCGGCTCGTACAACGTGGTGGTCGGCGTCGGCGACATCACCGACGACGGCAGGGCCGACCTGGTCTCCCGGGACACCAGCGGGAACGTGTACCGCAACAGCGGCGACGGCAAGGGCTCCTTCGGCGGCCGCGTGAAGATCGCGACGGGCTGGAGCGGCTACAAGTCGCTGTCCTGAGCTGTGCCGAGCTGTCCTGAACTGCTGAGGGCACGGACGACGGAAGGGCCCGGAACCGCTACCGGTTCCGGGCCCTTCCGTGTGCCGCCGGGCTACTTCGGCTGCGGCTTGCGCACCGACAGGTGCAGCTCCCTCAGCCGCGCCTCCTCCAGCTCCGTCGGCGCGCCCATCATCAGGTCCTGGGCGTTGCCGTTGAGCGGGAAGGCGATGGTCTCGCGGATGTTCGGCTCGTCGGCCAGCAGCATCACGATGCGGTCGACGCCGGGCGCGATGCCGCCGTGCGGCGGGGCGCCGAAACGGAACGCGCGCAGCATGCCGGCGAACTTCTCCTCGACGGTCTCCCGGTCGTACCCGGCGATCTCGAAGGCCTTGAGCATGATGTCGGGCTCGTGGTTCCGGATCGCGCCGGAGGACAGCTCGACACCGTTGCAGACGATGTCGTACTGCCAGCCCAGGATGTCCAGCGGGTCCTGGGTCTCCAGGGCCTCCAGACCGCCCTGCGGCATCGAGAACGGGTTGTGCGAGAAGTCGATCGCGCCGGTCTCCTCGTCCTTCTCGTACATCGGGAAGTCGACGATCCAGCAGAAGCGGAAGACGTTCTCCTCGAACTGCCCGGCGCGCTTGGCGGCCTCGACCCGCACCGCGCCCATGATCTTCGAGACCTCGTCGAACTCGCCCGCGCCGAAG
Coding sequences:
- a CDS encoding FG-GAP repeat domain-containing protein yields the protein MGRHALRRRGMAAAVSSFAVAVAAVSVAVLPEGDASAGQAPAADITEITLPDPAGTRPRADRPLVAGPSGYLHRQSGIAGLLWTDSSDGGTVTVRTDDGVYTPAGVCENLGSTTCPTAWYGADADLVALPGAGSVALWDPATRTASEFTSDQPYRGLAGRTMITEQALHDKADGAWRSRPITPAGTRITSGMITSADAHGAMFRVGTDLYYLDLETAVATEVFTGVGSRPVTVQSDDRIGWYDSASGNLHLKSRTDPGGAGELLDLPSPGAQLDGAPVLTDDRLLLPLHTGTGTSALTAVSLADGGSTTLLAQAGAYLVRASGDTALVTGGTGATDWWVQRVAQGGDGSLALERQAQVPALENAKTGLALSRGSLRVAEDDPDGTMDTTTVRTLAAADGRLTASEPKTGDKIDPVCAYAGADCSTLWGNLGTGPRDVFLTTFYDGDEGGTGSARADRLVGMNDGSSDSTLEFRTEGGTIVDVSDGYAVYNSGDTAPAQYVGEFGRGQKLKRSVRAAALNGSTLWSASTTGKLTSYSLAENRTLATVTVPGLGCVPSELQAAGRWVYWACGDGSAGVYDTVAATSRAVTGGDVLLGDGFTVRHDHGAGTLELTDAKTGTTRVLTTDVAGSGLAVDRRFKWTVDEYSGMVAWTDRYERIHVARTGVTPSPVTAFASEATGSVSTGMPFQGSWLLSRPVTSWSVTFTSVQSGATGKATRTITGAGASARVTADWSGTTAAGGHFPNGHFTWTLKATGTDTATAVTVATGKGFLTRGAAVRHDFGGPDGPDGRGDLLTLNSSGGLTYQFGTGTGKFGDKATGTGWATSIKAVPFGDLSGDRCNDVLVRLSSGALRLYKPGCGKAVTPKTSYTTLASSGWTSSDVLTSPGDVSGDGRPDLITRTTSTGAVYLHKGTSTGKLSSRVKLYADWRGYKKVIGAGDLNGDGIGDLLAQDKANTLYRYNGKGDGTFAARVKVFGDWGGSYNVVVGVGDITDDGRADLVSRDTSGNVYRNSGDGKGSFGGRVKIATGWSGYKSLS
- a CDS encoding PH domain-containing protein, with translation MALFGNAHSIDPGTAQQDFARLLGQGEQVHAAYLLIRDTILFTDRRLILVDKQGITGKKVEYHSIPYRSITHFAVETAGTFDLDAELKIWLSGSATPVQKTFTKGVDIYEVQAILTQFVAR